The segment aGTGAGGGGTAGACAGGGGTCAGCTAAGCCCCCTTTCTGGTCCATCTGCTGACTAGTCTGAATCAGAGGCTCTGGCTTCCCCTGTTGCATTGTGGGCAAGACAATCACACTGACCCACACTGGCCCCACAAGTGAACAACCTCACGCTGCTCTCAGGTCACAAGACCAATGATATGGGCGAGGGTAAAAGGTCACAAGACCAATCCTACAGTGTATTAGTAACTACGGCACTGGATTGTCTGACCTATTTGGTGTGTTTGACTGGCTCCCACAAAAAAATCAAAATTCTAGGACTACAGAGAGATATTCTAGAACTACACAATAGCATTCTAGAAATACAGAGGAATATTCTAGATCCACAGATACATATATTTTACGGATTCAGTATCATAATGACTCACAAGAAACCAAACAAGTCCACTGAAAGAGCAAAGATCATGACCACAACTAATCACTGTATAGACAATTAACACATGTACATTTGTCATTTAGCTATACTCACGATTCATTTCCATTCTCTTCACAGTCCTCTGGGAAACAGTCGTCTTCCCGATCCAGGATCTCCTGGTATTTTTCGGAATATTCTAacacaaaaacatacatttaGTGACAATGCAAAGCTTTTGCAGGGTTTTACCTTGATGAATAATGTCGATATACTCACCAGGGTCGGCTGCTGTGAAGGGAGTGCCGTCTGCAGTGTAGAACGTAGGCTCATTCTGGGAGGAGAAACGCACAAAGACACAAAGAACAGCAGTGAAAAGGTTAGTAGGCATGAAATTAAAATTTGAACATCTAAACCAGTTTCCCAAAATGGTAGATCGGTGCCAATTCCTTTTGGAACACGGGTTAAAGCTGGGAGCTGGCTTGAAACTTGAGAAGTTTagaagatagatggagggagtAGTGTTGTTTTCTAGCCCCAACTCCTCACCATAAAGTAGTTGGGGTCATTGTCAGGTGTAGCGTcggaagcagcagcagcatggaCTCTGCCCCAGTTACTAGACCTCAGCTCCACcagccgcaataacatctgcttcaCATCTCTGATGGACACACAGACAGTCCTATATTCATTGGACCAATCACTCACTCATCATCAATAACATCTCCTTCAAACAACAGACAGTCAATCATTCATTCATACAACCAGCTTTTATCTAATCCAATCTAAGAAGCATTCATTTTAATTCTAAATGTGGCAGAGGTAGTTTTGACAGAGTGTTTCTACTAAACAGTCTCTTTATTCATCTCACATGCACACCTGCTGCACTGGGTGTCCAGTACGATGTTCTCAATCCTCTGGACTAGCTGGTCCATGTCAGACTTCCCTTTCTCTTTCCACGCATCTTCCAGAACCGAGCCTGTCAACTACAGAAGGCATCATAGATAAACTTCAATGTAACAAAGGGGAATTTGTCTTCCGCATTATAACAAACTTAACAATAAACATTATTACATTGTAATACAATACAATCTTTTCCATTCACTCGGGATGATGGCCTGCAGATTTCTCTTGAAACACAGTAAATAACTGTACCACAGATGACGTGGAACCTTGAGATCAGAAAACTTGCGAAATCACCTTAAGCAGTTTGACAGCACATATGAGGTTTCCATCCACTGGGTTCGAGAAGAGGGCATTCATCAGCTCCCTCAGGGCGATTAGCAGGATCTCAGCTCGGGACGGAGGCCCCTTTGCACTCCTTACCTGAGACAACCAAGAGGTCAGGTTCTGTCATTCTCTAGGGTTTATTATCAACTCAAAATGGATCTAGGGGAGGGGTTATGGAAGGAGGTTGGGTTATGGGAGGCAAGTGTCAAAGTTGTGAGGGGCTGAAATGGAAATAGTTTTTAAAATCGAGTGTCACTTGGGAAATAAGTGTTTTAAGGAATACTTTTAAGTGCTTTTGTTCTGGAATACAATGTACATTTTGCTGTATATGTTTCTACCAAATTAAATTCAGCTCAATTCAACAGACACATAAATAGCCCCAAAAGCCTGGGACAGGACAAAGGTGCTCCTGCTCACCTCCAGTCTGAGATAGAGCTCCCCCAGAAAGAGCACATAGGCCTGGAACTTCTTCTGTGTCTCCTGGTCTCCCCGCACCGCTACGTCCCTCTGTTCATACTCTGTccgacacctacagcacccagatacagagcaagagagagggttTCTGTATAAATGGCTACAAGTGTTTCTTGTGGTGAAGCATCAGGATTAAGATGGTGATGAAATTATACTAACAATGCTCACCGTTTTAGTAAAAGCTGACGAAAGTTTCCACTTGCTGGGCTGAGTAGGAGGTTATGAGACAGGAAGTTACAGAGCCTTGCCCCCGTGTACGAGAAATTGGGGATAGCAGTAGACtgcaaaaataaacaaaatgaacAGAACACTTTTTTTTAAACGACACCAAAACAAAATTCAGTAAACTAAAGTATAGACATCGCTATAAAATGAATAAGCACGTAGATGAccgaaccgtgtgtgtgtgttgatacacATACTTGTGTGTAGATGAGTTCCACCAGTTCTTGCAGCGTCTCCTCAGTAGTGACCCAGCTGTTCAGCATGTTTACCATGTGCTCAATGTCCATCTCAAAGGACCCCGGCGAGGAGTTTAGGTAGCTGAGAAACTC is part of the Salvelinus namaycush isolate Seneca chromosome 18, SaNama_1.0, whole genome shotgun sequence genome and harbors:
- the LOC120062792 gene encoding polyadenylate-binding protein-interacting protein 1-like isoform X2, with translation MTENFDRAPGAGRARIKPRSPGLADVGDGDGDATSGFNQREPLRQPRTSPPLTENNPNNSEAIGGESRSPSKPHQFIHNHSTPASKVKSVDSLVNTSILSANAPEFYPASFSPYEESVSEDGSDGYYTEMTLAELVEEFLSYLNSSPGSFEMDIEHMVNMLNSWVTTEETLQELVELIYTQSTAIPNFSYTGARLCNFLSHNLLLSPASGNFRQLLLKRCRTEYEQRDVAVRGDQETQKKFQAYVLFLGELYLRLEVRSAKGPPSRAEILLIALRELMNALFSNPVDGNLICAVKLLKLTGSVLEDAWKEKGKSDMDQLVQRIENIVLDTQCSRDVKQMLLRLVELRSSNWGRVHAAAASDATPDNDPNYFMNEPTFYTADGTPFTAADPEYSEKYQEILDREDDCFPEDCEENGNESSFNDEDEMDPEIEEAFEKFCLESERRRR
- the LOC120062792 gene encoding polyadenylate-binding protein-interacting protein 1-like isoform X1 — its product is MTENFDRAPGAGRARIKPRSPGLADVGDGDGDATSGFNQREPLRQPRTSPPLTENNPNNSEAIGGESRSPSKPHQFIHNHSTPASKVKSVDSLVNTSILSANAPEFYPASFSPYEESVSEDGSDGYYTEMTLAELVEEFLSYLNSSPGSFEMDIEHMVNMLNSWVTTEETLQELVELIYTQSTAIPNFSYTGARLCNFLSHNLLLSPASGNFRQLLLKRCRTEYEQRDVAVRGDQETQKKFQAYVLFLGELYLRLEVRSAKGPPSRAEILLIALRELMNALFSNPVDGNLICAVKLLKLTGSVLEDAWKEKGKSDMDQLVQRIENIVLDTQCSRTVCVSIRDVKQMLLRLVELRSSNWGRVHAAAASDATPDNDPNYFMNEPTFYTADGTPFTAADPEYSEKYQEILDREDDCFPEDCEENGNESSFNDEDEMDPEIEEAFEKFCLESERRRR